One genomic region from Lynx canadensis isolate LIC74 chromosome E1, mLynCan4.pri.v2, whole genome shotgun sequence encodes:
- the MIEF2 gene encoding mitochondrial dynamics protein MID49 isoform X1, with translation MGELFAGLGEEGLGSSPSPPKKPFLLRSSQDRLSWALLSATPAGWGLSRCQPGRPHLAIAAPCSFTGRQTMAEFSQKRGRQRDEVLGSTVDFLLANARLVLGVGGAAVLGIATLAVKRLIDRATSPRDEDDAKGDTTCLEESWKELTLLKTTPRLQPRTPPAALSQPASLPAPLPSAPEGPSDTEPQPLPQPSSPAPLCLTFQEKLLAFERDHVTIPEAHVALAKQLAGDIALELQAYLRNKFPELPFGALVPGGPLYDGLQGGAASRVRLLVPLVLEVGLWGLVPGVDTVARDPRCWAVRRTQLEFRPRGSSPWDRFLVGGYLSSRVLLELLRKALASSVNWPAIGGLLGCLIRPSVASEELLLDVQHERLELTVAVLLAVTGADAEDRLLLAWPLEGLAGNLWLQDLYPAEAARLRALDERDAGTRRRLLRLLCGVCRGHPALGRLDRRHLTQVVLRLGEEEVDWAEAALGERFLQALESLIDSLERASLPCHFNPGVNLLSGLREEEIDDIGFALYSGLQAPECLL, from the exons ATGGGTGAGCTGTTTGcaggtttgggggaggagggttTGGGCAGTTCCCCATCTCCTCCCAAGAAACCCTTTCTCCTAAGAAGTTCCCAGGATCGCCTCTCATGGGCTCTACTCTCAGCGACCCCAGCAGGATGGGGTCTGTCCCGCTGCCAGCCTGGCCGCCCCCATCTAGCTATCGCTGCACCCTGCTCTTTTACAGGCCGACAGACCATGGCAGAGTTCTCCCAGAAACGGGGGAGGCAGCGTGACGAGGTCCTGGGCAGTACTGTGGATTTCCTCCTGGCCAATGCCCGCCTGGTGCTGGGCGTTGGTGGGGCCGCTGTGCTGGGAATTGCTACCTTGGCTGTGAAGCGG CTCATCGACAGGGCCACCAGCCCTCGAGACGAGGATGATGCCAAAGGGGACACCACATGCCTGGAGGAGAGCTGGAAGGAACTGACCCTACTCAAGACCACGCCACGCCTGCAGCCCCGGACCCCACCTGCTGCCCTCAGCCAGCCAGCATCGCTCCCCGCCCCCTTGCCATCTGCCCCCG AGGGGCCCTCAGACACCGAGCCTCAGCCGTTGCCTCAGCCGAGCTCCCCAGCACCGCTGTGCCTGACGTTTCAGGAGAAGCTGCTGGCGTTCGAGCGGGACCACGTGACCATTCCAGAGGCCCACGTGGCTCTGGCCAAGCAGCTGGCCGGTGACATCGCCCTTGAGCTGCAGGCCTACTTGCGGAACAAATTCCCAGAACTGCCCTTCGGGGCCCTTGTGCCCGGCGGGCCGCTCTATGACGGGCTCCAGGGGGGGGCCGCCAGCCGCGTGCGCCTCCTGGTTCCCCTGGTGCTGGAGGTGGGCCTGTGGGGCCTGGTGCCCGGCGTGGACACCGTGGCCAGGGACCCTCGCTGCTGGGCCGTGCGCAGGACTCAGCTTGAGTTCCGTCCCCGCGGGAGCAGCCCCTGGGACCGCTTCCTGGTGGGCGGCTACCTCTCTTCCCGGGTCCTGCTGGAGCTGCTCCGCAAGGCCCTGGCCTCCTCCGTCAACTGGCCGGCCATCGGCGGCCTCCTCGGGTGCCTGATCCGGCCCAGCGTGGCCTCGGAGGAGCTGCTGCTCGACGTGCAGCACGAGCGCCTCGAGCTCACCGTCGCCGTGCTCCTGGCGGTCACCGGTGCCGACGCCGAAGACCGCCTCCTTCTGGCCTGGCCCCTGGAGGGGCTGGCCGGGAACCTCTGGCTGCAGGACCTGTACCCTGCAGAGGCCGCCAGGCTGCGGGCCCTGGACGAGCGTGATGCCGGGACCCGCCGACGGCTGCTGCGGCTGCTGTGCGGGGTCTGCCGCGGCCACCCGGCCCTGGGGCGGCTGGACCGCCGCCATCTGACCCAGGTGGTTCTGcgcctgggggaggaggaggtggactGGGCCGAGGCGGCCCTGGGGGAGCGCTTCCTGCAGGCCCTGGAGTCGCTCATCGACAGCCTGGAGCGGGCCAGCCTGCCCTGCCACTTCAACCCCGGCGTGAACCTCTTGAGCGGCCTGCGTGAGGAGGAGATTGACGACATCGGCTTCGCGCTCTACAGCGGCCTGCAGGCCCCCGAGTGTCTGCTCTAG
- the MIEF2 gene encoding mitochondrial dynamics protein MID49 isoform X2 codes for MALGPWSSAQASAQKTVLPGQVLPGRQTMAEFSQKRGRQRDEVLGSTVDFLLANARLVLGVGGAAVLGIATLAVKRLIDRATSPRDEDDAKGDTTCLEESWKELTLLKTTPRLQPRTPPAALSQPASLPAPLPSAPEGPSDTEPQPLPQPSSPAPLCLTFQEKLLAFERDHVTIPEAHVALAKQLAGDIALELQAYLRNKFPELPFGALVPGGPLYDGLQGGAASRVRLLVPLVLEVGLWGLVPGVDTVARDPRCWAVRRTQLEFRPRGSSPWDRFLVGGYLSSRVLLELLRKALASSVNWPAIGGLLGCLIRPSVASEELLLDVQHERLELTVAVLLAVTGADAEDRLLLAWPLEGLAGNLWLQDLYPAEAARLRALDERDAGTRRRLLRLLCGVCRGHPALGRLDRRHLTQVVLRLGEEEVDWAEAALGERFLQALESLIDSLERASLPCHFNPGVNLLSGLREEEIDDIGFALYSGLQAPECLL; via the exons ATGGCTCTGGGCCCATGGTCATCTGCTCAGGCATCTGCACAGAAGACGGTTCTGCCTGGTCAGGTACTGCCTG GCCGACAGACCATGGCAGAGTTCTCCCAGAAACGGGGGAGGCAGCGTGACGAGGTCCTGGGCAGTACTGTGGATTTCCTCCTGGCCAATGCCCGCCTGGTGCTGGGCGTTGGTGGGGCCGCTGTGCTGGGAATTGCTACCTTGGCTGTGAAGCGG CTCATCGACAGGGCCACCAGCCCTCGAGACGAGGATGATGCCAAAGGGGACACCACATGCCTGGAGGAGAGCTGGAAGGAACTGACCCTACTCAAGACCACGCCACGCCTGCAGCCCCGGACCCCACCTGCTGCCCTCAGCCAGCCAGCATCGCTCCCCGCCCCCTTGCCATCTGCCCCCG AGGGGCCCTCAGACACCGAGCCTCAGCCGTTGCCTCAGCCGAGCTCCCCAGCACCGCTGTGCCTGACGTTTCAGGAGAAGCTGCTGGCGTTCGAGCGGGACCACGTGACCATTCCAGAGGCCCACGTGGCTCTGGCCAAGCAGCTGGCCGGTGACATCGCCCTTGAGCTGCAGGCCTACTTGCGGAACAAATTCCCAGAACTGCCCTTCGGGGCCCTTGTGCCCGGCGGGCCGCTCTATGACGGGCTCCAGGGGGGGGCCGCCAGCCGCGTGCGCCTCCTGGTTCCCCTGGTGCTGGAGGTGGGCCTGTGGGGCCTGGTGCCCGGCGTGGACACCGTGGCCAGGGACCCTCGCTGCTGGGCCGTGCGCAGGACTCAGCTTGAGTTCCGTCCCCGCGGGAGCAGCCCCTGGGACCGCTTCCTGGTGGGCGGCTACCTCTCTTCCCGGGTCCTGCTGGAGCTGCTCCGCAAGGCCCTGGCCTCCTCCGTCAACTGGCCGGCCATCGGCGGCCTCCTCGGGTGCCTGATCCGGCCCAGCGTGGCCTCGGAGGAGCTGCTGCTCGACGTGCAGCACGAGCGCCTCGAGCTCACCGTCGCCGTGCTCCTGGCGGTCACCGGTGCCGACGCCGAAGACCGCCTCCTTCTGGCCTGGCCCCTGGAGGGGCTGGCCGGGAACCTCTGGCTGCAGGACCTGTACCCTGCAGAGGCCGCCAGGCTGCGGGCCCTGGACGAGCGTGATGCCGGGACCCGCCGACGGCTGCTGCGGCTGCTGTGCGGGGTCTGCCGCGGCCACCCGGCCCTGGGGCGGCTGGACCGCCGCCATCTGACCCAGGTGGTTCTGcgcctgggggaggaggaggtggactGGGCCGAGGCGGCCCTGGGGGAGCGCTTCCTGCAGGCCCTGGAGTCGCTCATCGACAGCCTGGAGCGGGCCAGCCTGCCCTGCCACTTCAACCCCGGCGTGAACCTCTTGAGCGGCCTGCGTGAGGAGGAGATTGACGACATCGGCTTCGCGCTCTACAGCGGCCTGCAGGCCCCCGAGTGTCTGCTCTAG
- the MIEF2 gene encoding mitochondrial dynamics protein MID49 isoform X3, with protein sequence MVICSGICTEDGSAWSGRQTMAEFSQKRGRQRDEVLGSTVDFLLANARLVLGVGGAAVLGIATLAVKRLIDRATSPRDEDDAKGDTTCLEESWKELTLLKTTPRLQPRTPPAALSQPASLPAPLPSAPEGPSDTEPQPLPQPSSPAPLCLTFQEKLLAFERDHVTIPEAHVALAKQLAGDIALELQAYLRNKFPELPFGALVPGGPLYDGLQGGAASRVRLLVPLVLEVGLWGLVPGVDTVARDPRCWAVRRTQLEFRPRGSSPWDRFLVGGYLSSRVLLELLRKALASSVNWPAIGGLLGCLIRPSVASEELLLDVQHERLELTVAVLLAVTGADAEDRLLLAWPLEGLAGNLWLQDLYPAEAARLRALDERDAGTRRRLLRLLCGVCRGHPALGRLDRRHLTQVVLRLGEEEVDWAEAALGERFLQALESLIDSLERASLPCHFNPGVNLLSGLREEEIDDIGFALYSGLQAPECLL encoded by the exons ATGGTCATCTGCTCAGGCATCTGCACAGAAGACGGTTCTGCCTGGTCAG GCCGACAGACCATGGCAGAGTTCTCCCAGAAACGGGGGAGGCAGCGTGACGAGGTCCTGGGCAGTACTGTGGATTTCCTCCTGGCCAATGCCCGCCTGGTGCTGGGCGTTGGTGGGGCCGCTGTGCTGGGAATTGCTACCTTGGCTGTGAAGCGG CTCATCGACAGGGCCACCAGCCCTCGAGACGAGGATGATGCCAAAGGGGACACCACATGCCTGGAGGAGAGCTGGAAGGAACTGACCCTACTCAAGACCACGCCACGCCTGCAGCCCCGGACCCCACCTGCTGCCCTCAGCCAGCCAGCATCGCTCCCCGCCCCCTTGCCATCTGCCCCCG AGGGGCCCTCAGACACCGAGCCTCAGCCGTTGCCTCAGCCGAGCTCCCCAGCACCGCTGTGCCTGACGTTTCAGGAGAAGCTGCTGGCGTTCGAGCGGGACCACGTGACCATTCCAGAGGCCCACGTGGCTCTGGCCAAGCAGCTGGCCGGTGACATCGCCCTTGAGCTGCAGGCCTACTTGCGGAACAAATTCCCAGAACTGCCCTTCGGGGCCCTTGTGCCCGGCGGGCCGCTCTATGACGGGCTCCAGGGGGGGGCCGCCAGCCGCGTGCGCCTCCTGGTTCCCCTGGTGCTGGAGGTGGGCCTGTGGGGCCTGGTGCCCGGCGTGGACACCGTGGCCAGGGACCCTCGCTGCTGGGCCGTGCGCAGGACTCAGCTTGAGTTCCGTCCCCGCGGGAGCAGCCCCTGGGACCGCTTCCTGGTGGGCGGCTACCTCTCTTCCCGGGTCCTGCTGGAGCTGCTCCGCAAGGCCCTGGCCTCCTCCGTCAACTGGCCGGCCATCGGCGGCCTCCTCGGGTGCCTGATCCGGCCCAGCGTGGCCTCGGAGGAGCTGCTGCTCGACGTGCAGCACGAGCGCCTCGAGCTCACCGTCGCCGTGCTCCTGGCGGTCACCGGTGCCGACGCCGAAGACCGCCTCCTTCTGGCCTGGCCCCTGGAGGGGCTGGCCGGGAACCTCTGGCTGCAGGACCTGTACCCTGCAGAGGCCGCCAGGCTGCGGGCCCTGGACGAGCGTGATGCCGGGACCCGCCGACGGCTGCTGCGGCTGCTGTGCGGGGTCTGCCGCGGCCACCCGGCCCTGGGGCGGCTGGACCGCCGCCATCTGACCCAGGTGGTTCTGcgcctgggggaggaggaggtggactGGGCCGAGGCGGCCCTGGGGGAGCGCTTCCTGCAGGCCCTGGAGTCGCTCATCGACAGCCTGGAGCGGGCCAGCCTGCCCTGCCACTTCAACCCCGGCGTGAACCTCTTGAGCGGCCTGCGTGAGGAGGAGATTGACGACATCGGCTTCGCGCTCTACAGCGGCCTGCAGGCCCCCGAGTGTCTGCTCTAG
- the TOP3A gene encoding LOW QUALITY PROTEIN: DNA topoisomerase 3-alpha (The sequence of the model RefSeq protein was modified relative to this genomic sequence to represent the inferred CDS: deleted 1 base in 1 codon), whose amino-acid sequence MIFPVARCALRWLQRPRARTLSRAAMEVALRGVRKILCVAEKNDAAKGIADLLSNGRMRRREGLSKFNKIYEFDYHLYGQNVTMIMTSVSGHLLAHDFQMQFRKWHSCNPLVLFEAEIEKYCPENFVDIKKTLERETRQCQALVIWTDCDREGENIGFEIIHVCRAVKPSLPVLRARFSEITPRAVQTACENLTEPDPRVSDAVDVRQELDLRIGAAFTRFQTLRLQRIFPEVLAEQLISYGSCQFPTLGFVVERFKAIQAFVPEIFHKIKVTHDHKDGVVEFNWKRHRLFNHTACLVLYQLCMEDPRATVVEVKSKAKSKWRPQALDTVELEKLASRKLRINAKETMRIAEKLYTQGYISYPRTETNIFPKDLNLTVLVEQQTPDPRWGAFAQSILERGGPTPRNGNKSDQAHPPIHPTKYTSSLQGDEQRLYEFIVRHFLACCSQDAQGQETTVEIDIAQERFVAHGLMILARNYLDVYPYDRWSDKTLPVYERGSRFQPSTVEMVDGETSPPQLLTEADLIALMEKHGIGTDATHAEHIETIKARMYVGLTPDKRFLPGHLGMGLVEGYDSMGYEMSKPNLRAELEADLKLICEGKKDKLVVLRQQVQKYKQVFTEAVAKAKKLDEALSQYFGEGAEVAQQEAIYPAVPEPIKKCPQCNKDMVLKTKKSGGFYLSCTGFPECRSAMWFPDSVLEASRDGTVCPVCQPHPVYRLKFKFKRGSLPPTMPLEFVGCVGGCDETLMELLDLRFSRGAPRASQPASQPSNHLQASQSLNRIDSAPRALPPPAATGESDSVTCNCGQEAVLLTVRKEGPNQGRQFYKCNSGGCNFFLWADSSPPDAGGPPPLAPRPSGGSAGRPPGPGHRRGGFGRPGDDSGGGTSCLCSQPTVTRTVQKDGPNKGRQFHTCAKPREQQCGFFQWADENVAPGSLGVQTWPRGRGFQGPEARSKRARATSSDTGSTAKKPRKCSVCHQPGHTRPFCPQNT is encoded by the exons AGGGAAGGATTGTCTAAATTCAACAAGATCTATGAATTTGATTATCATCTGTACGGCCAG AATGTTACCATGATAATGACTTCAGTTTCTGGACATTTGCTGGCTCATGATTTCCAGATGCAGTTCCGCAAATG GCACAGCTGCAATCCCCTTGTCCTCTTTGAAGCAGAAATTGAAAAGTACTGCCCAGAGAATTTTGTAGACATCAAG AAAACTCTGGAACGAGAGACCCGGCAGTGCCAGGCCCTGGTGATCTGGACCGACTGCGATAGAGAAGGGGAAAATATCGGGTTCGAGATTATCCACGTGTGCAGGGCTG TGAAGCCCAGTCTGCCAGTGCTGAGAGCCCGTTTCTCTGAGATCACCCCCCGAGCCGTCCAGACGGCCTGTGAGAACCTGACCGAGCCTGATCCGAGAGTGAGCGATGCTGTGGACGTGAGGCAGGAGCTGGACCTGAGGATCG GAGCTGCCTTCACTAGGTTCCAGACCCTGAGGCTGCAGAGGATTTTTCCCGAGGTGTTAGCGGAGCAGCTGATCAGTTACGGCAGCTGCCAGTTCCCAACCCTGGGGTTCGTGGTAGAGAGGTTCAAAGCCATTCAGGCTTTTGTGCCAGAAATCTTCCACAAAATTAAAG TAACTCATGACCACAAAGATGGTGTCGTAGAATTCAACTGGAAAAGGCATCGCCTCTTTAACCACACAGCTTGTCTTGTCCTCTATCAGCTGTGCATGGAG GATCCCAGGGCAACCGTGGTAGAGGTCAAGTCTAAGGCAAAGAGCAAGTGGAGGCCTCAAGCATTGGACACTGTG GAGCTTGAGAAGCTGGCTTCTCGAAAGTTGAGAATAAATGCTAAAGAAACCATGAGGATTGCCGAAAAGCTCTACACTCAAGG GTACATCAGCTATCCTCGAACTGAGACAAACATCTTCCCCAAAGACTTAAACCTGACGGTGCTCGTAGAGCAGCAGACCCCGGATCCACGTTGGGGGGCCTTTGCCCAGAGCATTCTAGAACGGGGCGGCCCTACTCCACGCAATGGGAACAAGTCTGACCAAGCTCACCCTCCCATCCACCCCACCAAATACACTAGCAGCTTGCAG gGAGATGAGCAGCGACTGTATGAGTTCATCGTTCGTCATTTCCTGGCTTGCTGCTCCCAGGATGCTCAGGGGCAGGAGACCACTGTGGAGATCGACATCGCTCAGGAACGCTTCGTGGCCCACGGCCTCATGATTCTGGCCCGAAACTACCTGGATGTGTACCCATATGACCGCTGGAGTGACAAG ACCCTCCCCGTCTACGAGAGAGGCTCCCGCTTTCAGCCCAGCACTGTGGAGATGGTGGACGGAGAGACCAGTCCCCCCCAGCTGCTCACCGAAGCCGACCTCATCGCCCTCATGGAAAAGCACGGCATTG GTACTGATGCCACTCATGCGGAGCACATCGAGACCATCAAAGCCCGGATGTACGTCGGGCTCACCCCGGACAAGCGGTTTCTGCCCGGGCATCTAGGCATGGGGCTTGTGGAAG GCTATGACTCCATGGGCTATGAGATGTCCAAGCCCAACCTCCGGGCTGAGCTGGAAGCCGATCTGAAGCTGATCTGTGAGGGGAAGAAGGACAAGTTGGTGGTTCTGAGGCAGCAAGTCCAGAAATACAAACAGGTTTTCACTGAAGCAGTGGCCAAAGCAAAGAA ATTGGACGAGGCCTTATCCCAGTactttggggaaggggcagaggtggcCCAGCAAGAAGCCATCTACCCAGCCGTGCCAGAGCCCATCAAGAAGTGCCCGCAGTGCAACAAGGACATGGTCCTCAAGACCAAGAAGAGTGGCGG gtTCTACCTCAGCTGCACCGGTTTCCCAGAATGCCGATCGGCCATGTGGTTCCCTGACTCTGTGCTGGAGGCCAGCAGGGATGGGACTGTGTGTCCGGTTTGTCAGCCGCACCCTGTTTACAG GTTGAAGTTCAAGTTTAAACGCGGCAGCCTTCCCCCGACCATGCCTCTGGAGTTTGTGGGCTGCGTCGGAGGATGTGATGAGACCCTGATGGAGCTCCTGGACCTAAGATTCTCACGGGGCGCCcccagagccagccagccagccagccagccctctAACCACCTGCAGGCTAGCCAGTCCCTGAACAGAATCGACAGCGCCCCCCGGGCCCTGCCACCACCCGCTGCCACTGGTGAAAGTGACTCTGTGACCTGCAACTGTGGCCAGGAGGCCGTGCTGCTCACCGTCCGGAAAGAGGGTCCCAACCAGGGCCGGCAATTTTATAAGTGCAACAGTGGCGGCTGCAACTTCTTCCTGTGGGCCGACAGCAGCCCCCCGGATGCAGGGGGGCCCCCCCCCCTC GCACCAAGACCCTCAGGTGGCTCAGCAGGACGCCCGCCTGGCCCGGGGCATCGCCGGGGTGGGTTTGGCAGACCTGGCGATGACAGCGGAGGGGGCACGTCGTGCCTGTGCAGCCAGCCCACCGTCACCCGGACGGTGCAGAAGGACGGGCCCAACAAGGGGCGCCAGTTCCACACATGCGCCAAGCCAAGAGAGCAGCAGTGCGGCTTCTTCCAGTGGGCGGATGAGAATGTGGCCCCAG GGAGTCTCGGAGTCCAGACCTGGCCAAGAGGCAGGGGCTTCCAGGGGCCAGAGGCCAGAAGCAAAAGAGCCCGGGCCACTTCCTCAGACACGGGCTCCACGGCCAAGAAGCCCCGGAAATGCAGCGTTTGCCACCAGCCTGGACACACCCGTCCCTTCTGTCCTCAGAACacatga
- the MIEF2 gene encoding mitochondrial dynamics protein MID49 isoform X4: MAEFSQKRGRQRDEVLGSTVDFLLANARLVLGVGGAAVLGIATLAVKRLIDRATSPRDEDDAKGDTTCLEESWKELTLLKTTPRLQPRTPPAALSQPASLPAPLPSAPEGPSDTEPQPLPQPSSPAPLCLTFQEKLLAFERDHVTIPEAHVALAKQLAGDIALELQAYLRNKFPELPFGALVPGGPLYDGLQGGAASRVRLLVPLVLEVGLWGLVPGVDTVARDPRCWAVRRTQLEFRPRGSSPWDRFLVGGYLSSRVLLELLRKALASSVNWPAIGGLLGCLIRPSVASEELLLDVQHERLELTVAVLLAVTGADAEDRLLLAWPLEGLAGNLWLQDLYPAEAARLRALDERDAGTRRRLLRLLCGVCRGHPALGRLDRRHLTQVVLRLGEEEVDWAEAALGERFLQALESLIDSLERASLPCHFNPGVNLLSGLREEEIDDIGFALYSGLQAPECLL; encoded by the exons ATGGCAGAGTTCTCCCAGAAACGGGGGAGGCAGCGTGACGAGGTCCTGGGCAGTACTGTGGATTTCCTCCTGGCCAATGCCCGCCTGGTGCTGGGCGTTGGTGGGGCCGCTGTGCTGGGAATTGCTACCTTGGCTGTGAAGCGG CTCATCGACAGGGCCACCAGCCCTCGAGACGAGGATGATGCCAAAGGGGACACCACATGCCTGGAGGAGAGCTGGAAGGAACTGACCCTACTCAAGACCACGCCACGCCTGCAGCCCCGGACCCCACCTGCTGCCCTCAGCCAGCCAGCATCGCTCCCCGCCCCCTTGCCATCTGCCCCCG AGGGGCCCTCAGACACCGAGCCTCAGCCGTTGCCTCAGCCGAGCTCCCCAGCACCGCTGTGCCTGACGTTTCAGGAGAAGCTGCTGGCGTTCGAGCGGGACCACGTGACCATTCCAGAGGCCCACGTGGCTCTGGCCAAGCAGCTGGCCGGTGACATCGCCCTTGAGCTGCAGGCCTACTTGCGGAACAAATTCCCAGAACTGCCCTTCGGGGCCCTTGTGCCCGGCGGGCCGCTCTATGACGGGCTCCAGGGGGGGGCCGCCAGCCGCGTGCGCCTCCTGGTTCCCCTGGTGCTGGAGGTGGGCCTGTGGGGCCTGGTGCCCGGCGTGGACACCGTGGCCAGGGACCCTCGCTGCTGGGCCGTGCGCAGGACTCAGCTTGAGTTCCGTCCCCGCGGGAGCAGCCCCTGGGACCGCTTCCTGGTGGGCGGCTACCTCTCTTCCCGGGTCCTGCTGGAGCTGCTCCGCAAGGCCCTGGCCTCCTCCGTCAACTGGCCGGCCATCGGCGGCCTCCTCGGGTGCCTGATCCGGCCCAGCGTGGCCTCGGAGGAGCTGCTGCTCGACGTGCAGCACGAGCGCCTCGAGCTCACCGTCGCCGTGCTCCTGGCGGTCACCGGTGCCGACGCCGAAGACCGCCTCCTTCTGGCCTGGCCCCTGGAGGGGCTGGCCGGGAACCTCTGGCTGCAGGACCTGTACCCTGCAGAGGCCGCCAGGCTGCGGGCCCTGGACGAGCGTGATGCCGGGACCCGCCGACGGCTGCTGCGGCTGCTGTGCGGGGTCTGCCGCGGCCACCCGGCCCTGGGGCGGCTGGACCGCCGCCATCTGACCCAGGTGGTTCTGcgcctgggggaggaggaggtggactGGGCCGAGGCGGCCCTGGGGGAGCGCTTCCTGCAGGCCCTGGAGTCGCTCATCGACAGCCTGGAGCGGGCCAGCCTGCCCTGCCACTTCAACCCCGGCGTGAACCTCTTGAGCGGCCTGCGTGAGGAGGAGATTGACGACATCGGCTTCGCGCTCTACAGCGGCCTGCAGGCCCCCGAGTGTCTGCTCTAG